The Clarias gariepinus isolate MV-2021 ecotype Netherlands chromosome 24, CGAR_prim_01v2, whole genome shotgun sequence region TGGAGTTACAGCGGCGTGATGCAGAGTTACGGCACGTACTTGACACAGAGGACAGCATCTATTTTTTACAGGTACACCTCCACGTTCCTGACCTACACACAGATATCTCTTCAGACACTAATACACAGCCACCTGAACCACCCTTGGATAGATTTAGAAACCCACAACAGATATGTGCTTGATTTATTTCTCCAATCGATAGCAGTAGGAGGCTTGAGTACTGTTACCAAAGACATATTTATGTACAATGTAGATGTCCAGTTTTTCAGCACACATAAGCTATTGGAAATGACTACAATGTTTCCTATTTGATTGAGACTTCGAATTGACAGTTTAACCCATTATTGATGCAAACAAAATTTTCCAGACTTTTCCTTTGATGTGCATTGCCCCAGAGCCAATGGTGCCCAAAGTCCTGATCAACCAAGAGTtctcttttaatgatgtaaccAAAACTGTGACGGACATGAAAGAATACCTGGATGACATCTGCAAAAAAGAGCTGGACAACTTATCTAAAAAAGGTGACCAGGGAAACACTAGTTTTTGTTACCTAGCATGAGGAAGTATTCtggtttaattacattttttggtCCCCCACCCATAGTAAGTGACATGCCGGTGTACATGTTAAACCCCAGAGTTGAGGCTCGATTTAAAAGTAagatgattcaaacttcccttGTTATTTAGCATTCTTTTTAAAGGATTTGTTCATTAATTTATGCAATTGTCgacttttaataaatattttagataGCGTTTCCTTTACACCATTAAAAGCTGACCTTCAGGAGCCCAAAAGTCGAGCGGACTTCCTCAGATGTAAGTTGCAATTGATTACGCTTTAGTTAACTTCGCATTGTTGGATCATATTCAGAACTGGGCTGTAATGCTCATTGCCCTCATATAAGATTTTGTATCAATTTTGTACTTTGTACAAAAGCGGCAGTGGCATAACCAGTCAAGTCTAAGATGATTCATAGTAAAGctgaatgatttttaaaaatttaagacCATGATACAGTTTATGAGGACCTGGTATTAGAACTTGTATATAAATGAATACTCATTTTACTCATTTCTGAAATGTCCTCATGGTAAACAGATACAGTGAGACTTACCTTTGACCCCAATACGGCCTATAAGGAGTTGCTTCTATCCAATGGGAACCGCAGGGTCGTTCGAAAACGCGGAGGACATTTTTACCCTGATCATCCAGAACGCTTTGACGGCTTTTGCCAGGTATTGTGTTTGAGTTTTGGCGATAGAAGGATAGtttcttattcttttaatttGATTGTAGTCAGTTGTGGTtgggttatttatttttgttttacactggCTTTACACAAATTATTCTACAATAGAATTATtgaagtttaaaattttttgttccatttttcacgttgaaaaattttattcaattgCATAATCCTGGAATTTATCTGGTTTGTCCCAGGTCTTGTGTGCTGAGGCTTTGAGTGGCTTCCGGCATTACTGGGAAGTGGATTGGAGTGGCGAGTTCTCCATTGGCGTCACCTACAAAAGCATCAGCCGCAAAGGCAAGAACTCACATTGCCTCCTCGGTTACAACAACCAATCCTGGAGCCTTCTGTGTTCCGACTCTGGATACTCGGCCTGGCACAACAAGATGGATAAAGATGTTTCACGTGCGCCCATGGCCTCAAGGATTGGTGTCTATCTCGATTACGCTGGTAATTCAGTGTCTTTCTATGCCGTGTCAGAAACTATGGAGCTCATCTACCGGTTCCAGGCCATGTTCTCCGAGCCACTATATGCCGGGTTTGGAGTCGGCGCCTCTGTAACGTTATGCTCACCGGAAAAGATCACGGAGCTGTACGCCTGAGGGCACCATCAAGCTGAAACATAATTATTCCTGTTGTCAGCAGGGGCCAACACTAGATCAAGTCAATGTTCTTGGAAAATCAATGACTTCATAACAGTCGAGTTCTACTCTAAAgcttcttaaaaaagaaaaccttaacatgtaatttttttgtacattaacTTTTTGAATTAGCATGCTTACTAGGCAAAAGAGTAATGTCTGCTGTCATGGTTTATAAGCTGGGTTGAAAAAAGTACAAGTTAGTAGTTAGGTGAAAAGATGAGAGTTAGGTGCTCTAGTGAGAGTATTGACAATGTGTCAAAATCTTACTTTAAAAACTTACTTTCTACCTTTGAAAAACACACATTTGCTAGCTGTATGCTTGGATTACCATGCTTTTGTAATTAAACTGAAGTAAGATACGCTGGAAATATTCATCTAACATTCATTATATAGAATCTGATTGGCTGCCTATGCTAGGTTAATATGGAATTAGCAAAGAAAGCAAGGTAATTTTATATAGTCTTTGTTTACTcatattattcatatatttgtgttgttttttagcatttttaaactttgaccaaatttttacaatttgtattattttacatatatttttatattaagcaAAAGCTTTTAGGAACCTTATtacaagtcaaaagtttggacacaccttcccTCTTAAAGGGGAGTGGAAATTGCTTATAACtgttgaaaaaggaaaaacaatgaATTAAACTTGATTTTTGCTTTGTGATCGTTTTTTATTTCCCAACGAAATTATTAAACAATATAATCTTCAACCATCACCCATTATAACATACAAGGGAAAACCCGAGTAACAAAtccaacaaataataataatttaaaaaaaaagaaattaaaacaaacaaaaaaacacggGGCTGATTTTAAATCACTTATGTGCACGTGTTAACAGAATAAGATACGTTTAAATGTACCAACTTTGCATATATTCCAATAATCTCAGAATTTTGTGCGGAAGTGCTGTCTAGGTATTCAGAATCTCAAGgctagtttgtattgtttattttggTTATCAAATCATCCTTCTTTCATATTGACATACAGGTTTTCCATCTGCTTTTCCATACAGTTCATCCTCTGTTCCATCCATCAATCATACGCACGCCCCAtcttaaaatgtgtattttttagCATAATCTCCGATCTCAATCTGTATCAAACCTACATTAAAAATTTGCAGtttgacaacaaaaaaaaatgtatttagtgcCTTGCACGTGTTTTGTCGGTTTTTAatcttaaatattaatatttgtgctACAGCGCAAAAAATCCAACTACAGCTTATTTAGAGTTTTCCGGGAACTGGCACAATTATGGGttacgaaagaaaaaaaaattgttgaaatTGATACCATGTTTATTCATCTATGGACGAACAACTCGTGAAAATAACCACCTCAAACTATTTCTatctctaaagaaaaaaaaaaaaaaaaaatcacaaacatcaatttttattgtactttttttctacttttattaTTCTTCCCCACCAGAAATAATACacctatctaaaaaaaaaaacttatataaatcaaatatactttataaatTCAACACGCACACCTCCGAAGCTGCAACAGAAACGCTATaaatatcattatatatattcATTCCACGGCTTAGAATATCCTCTTGCGTCATTTATCTTAAGGCGTCATCTATACACGGGTAAAGCTTAAGCTTAAACGTTACTACTTTGGCGTAGACTGCTACTGTCGCGAAACTAGCGAGCGCTCTCTATCGAGTGAATAATTACTGACTCGTTCGACATCAAGAGATGGAATCTTAACTCCAGACCTACAGCTGGGGAATCTGCACGTTTTCCCACTTATCACTTAAACAGAAAGTCCAGGAGAAATTAATAcagaagacaaaaataaaagaaaatacttATCTTGTTTAATTACACGAAATCTAATATTTTGTGTACTGCAGCTACGCGGGAAAGGGTttatacacaacacacacacacacctcacactgtAACTTCTGACACACTGCTatctgtttaaaagaaaagagaagaagtgAGAAGCAGGTTTGATGGATATCAAGCTCAAATTTGACTGAGAAATGTGCTTTAATCTTTTCTCatccactttctttttttaaagaaattattattattaaatgttatcACAGACtgaaataattagaaaaaaaaaattattaaatgccTGAAAAGCTTTCACTTAAGGATGTTTTCCCCCATCACCATGAAGCatgagcttcacacacacaggtctttaAAACCAGAACTTGTATTTTCTTAAAGACAAATTCTTCAATCATAAAAGTcaccgtttaaaaaaaaaaaaaaaatgaagattaATCTCTTTCCACccataaaacacaaacagttcaaaaatgtaaaaattaactaTGAAAATCAGCGCCAAAAATAaacgtttgtttttttaaactacttaaacttattaatgcttttaaaaacaaaaaatatatcattaaatgtttaaaattaacatCACGGTTTGTATTTAGAAAGCAATCAgtagttttagtgtttttatattttttcttttttctttcatgcaacagaacaaaatgttaataagagtaataatgatgataaaaataataaatttttgttGGGTTTTGTTTTTGATCTCAAAAcacccataattttttttttttttgctttggttTCAGTCTAAGAAACTGATTTCGAGCAGCGTTTGAGCTGAACTGCAAGGCTAGGaaggtcagagagagagagagagagagagagagagaaggaagacACTAAGAGCTGCCACTGCTTCATCTTTagcttaaaaataaagcaaataaaagcgTAAAACAGACGCTGCTGAGGATTAAGAGGGACTCCGCGTGCAGTCCTGGACAGTAAGCATTAAACTGTACAGCGTAGCGAGGTCAAACCTGTACCgctaatctcacacacacatacacaagtcAGCCCAGGCATGTGCGTCTCGATAGCTACAGCACCCGTTTTCCATTGATGATGACATCATCGAACTCCTCCTGtgtcgagagagagagggtgattATATCGTTTGTAAAATGTTATAGGATTCTCtgtaataaaaatgtctgtgttATTTAATcactgatatttttttatttttgaaattagCCCCGCCCCCAATTAGAACAGAGCTGTGCATATACTaggaataaactttttttttttttggtgacttaatgaaaacacaaacaaaataaaaaaaaaatccatgctcCTCCTTTACATTTAGCTCCACCCCGTTTCTTTagataaaaggaaaataaaaaagtaaataaggtGTTAAAAATAACCGCTACACCGCGTGCAGCTCCCTCACCTCGTCGCTCTCTCGGTCCTCTTCCCCCTCCCCGTTGTCCAcgtcctcgtcctcctcctcgtcATGAGCGTCGGATGCTCCTGCACGCCGGAGCAGTTCGCGCAGACGTGGGTCTGGCCTGTAGAGGGCGCAGTAGAGCGGTGTGTGTCCGGAGTAAGAGCGCTGATCCACGTTGGCGCCGCTCCGAAGCAGCAGCTCCAGCGCGGGGCAGCTCTGGCGCTCCACGGCCCAGTGCAGCGGCGAACGACCCGCACCCTGATCCTGCACGCGGGGAAGGATGCGGAAAGGTTAGAATGGCATTACcgtaggtttaaaaaaaaaaaaaaaaaaaaaaaaaaaaaaaacgcggcGTGGGGGCATCTCTCACCGTCTGGTTGACGTCGGCTCCAGCCTCCAGCAGCGTGCTGATAATGTCACACCTCCCCTTCTGTATGGCCATGTGCAGGGCGCTGAGTCctacagggagagagagagagagagagaaagagagagatgataAAGGGAACTTTTCCTGTTGACCATTAAACCAGTCTGTCGCTCTTGAACTCATGTGTACTGACGCGTGTTCGTGttggtgtaggtgtgtgtaccTGCGTAGTTGTAGATGTCGAGGTgttgaggcagagtgcgtctcGAGCCCGTCAgctccctcacacactctgcGTGCAGCTCACTTACGGCCAGGTGCACCGCAGTGTTGCCTCCTCTCTCCTGCAGCTCCACACTCGCCCCGGCTTTTagcagcgcgcacacacactcgctgcGTCCCAAGATCACCGCCATGTGCAGCGccgtctgacacacacacacgttaaaaaaaaataaaaaagaaagcagtATAAACGGAAAAGAAAGACAGGTATGCGCgtctcacctgtcccaggtcgTTCTGGATGTCCAGGTACGGTGTCCAGGTGGGGTTCAGTGTGACGAGCTCCAGCAGCTGATGGAAAAACTCCCACTGCTCGTGGATGAGCGACAGGTGCAGCGCCCTGCGCAAAGGaaagaggtcaaaggtcaggtCAGAGTACAAACGGATCAACCCCAGGATCACCGTCCTCACCGCTGTTGGTAGTGTCAGTGGTGGTTGTAGCGTTGACGGTTGTATTAACGTTGGTTGTACTGATGGTGGTAGCAATGGTGGTAGTGTGTTACCGTTGAGTGTATTGATGATGGTGTTGTCAGTAATGGTGATAGTACTGATGGTAATGTTAATGTTAGGTATACTAGTGGTAATGCCGGTGTCACtattgatgttgttgttggtgttatTGGAGGTAGTGTTAACATTAGGTGTATTGATGGGGTGGATATCGCCAATATTATTTGTCTTATTGGTGTTTGTTATAGTGGTGGCGTTATTGGTGGTAATGGCAATGCTTAAGGTGTTGCTCATAGTTTTTGCAGTGTTAGTGATGGTGTTAGTCACGATAACGTTAGCGTTATTGGTTTTTTTGGTGTTCGTTGGTGGTAATGTTGGTGTTTGTCGACAAAAATAAACCTTTAGGAGCATTTGTGAAATGGAATGCAGCAATTCACTAGCGACAGTCAATTTCTGATATCTAGCCAGGTTAAATACAatacttcatacacacacacacacacacacacacaggccacaaaACCCAAGTTTCAAGAGCTGTCAGGATTtaagaagaacaaaaaataaaaataaaacacttaacagGAATAACTTTAATGGTAATGTTGGTGCTGGTTGGTCTGGTGATGCTGATGGTTCTAATAATGCTGATGGTGTTGGTTCTAATGTTGGTGGTCACAGTGGTATTGCTTAGTGGTAATGTTGGTTGTAGCATTGATCAGGTTAGTGGTTGTGGTCAAACTGATGATGGTTGTTGCACTGGTGATGTTAGTGTTATTGTAGGTGGTTATTGTCATATTTCTGAAGGTGGTAATGTTGGTGGTTATGGTGGTACTgctgattaattttattgataATGCTGATGGTAATGTTGATGGTTATGGTGGAATTGCTGATGGTGCTAGTTGTATCACTGGTAGTAGTGGTAAGTGTTGGTGACTGACGTAGTTAGTGGTAATACTCATGGATTCATTGGTTATGCTAATGGTTATGGTGGTTTTGCCGATGGTTTTAGTGGTAATTTTGGTGGTTATGGTGGTATTGCTGATAGTTGCTAGTTGTAGAACTGATGGTGTTAGTGGTAATGCTGATGGTGTTAGTATTAATTTGGGTTGTTTTGCAGATGGTGCTATTTGTAGCACCCATAGTGTTAGTGGTAAGGCTAATGGTTTACAAGTTTCCTCACTGTGGGACAAATAAAGTTATATCTTATTTTATGGTGGTAATGCTGACGGTGTTAATATAATGTAGTTGTATTTTGTTGCATTGTACCTACATGTGCAGTGACGATGTTGATTACTGACGGTGGTAATGATAATGCTGATAGTGTTGATGGTAATGTTGTAGTGTTGATGGTGTTGGTGGTAACGTCGGTGGCATTACTGACGGTGGTAACGTCGGTGGCATTACTGACGGTGGTAACGTTGGTGGCATTACTGACGGTGGTAACGTTGGTGGTAATGATAATGCCGATAGTGTTGACGGTAATGTTGATGGTGTTAGTGGTAACGTTGGTGGCATTACTGACGGTGGTAATGTTGGTGGTAACGTCGGTGGCATTACTGACGGTGGTAATGATAATGCTGATAGTGTTGATGGTAATGTTGTAGTGTTGATGGTAACGTTGGTGGCATTACTGACGATGGTAACGTTGGTGGCATTACTGACGGTGGTAACGTTGGTGGTAATGATAATGCCGATAGTGTTGACGGTAATGTTGATGGTGTTAGTGGTAATGTTGGTGGTAATACTGACGGTGATAGTGATAATGTTGGTGATAATACCGATGGTGCTGATGGGATCGGTTCTGATCCAGCGGGTTTTCCGGTACTCACGTGTCTCCGTCCTCTGATATGAAGCTGAGCGTGTTGAAGATCTCCTCTCGCCGCCGGTCCTGCGTCTCCGGTCCGGGCTGGTGAGTCGTTGCCGGGTTCGGTTCGCTCAGGATCACGGTACCGATGCGCTCAGACAGACTCCTTACCGTCTCGTCGTTGATCGAGTCCCCGATGGCGGAGTCCAGCCTCTCAGTCTCGGTCCCATCCAGAGCTCCAGCGCAGTGGACCGAGCCCCAGGGGTCCGTGGGCTCCGGCGGTTCGGCGGTCCGGACCTGGATCCGGACCGGCTCCTCCGGGGCGTCGATGCTGATGAACTCGGTGCTGATGAGCGAGTCCAGGCCGCTGTCGCACCAGTCCTCCGGCTGCTTCTCCGAGCCCGAACCGAACTTCGGCCCGACCCCGAGGCCTGACTGTTTCCCAGCATGACTTCTGAGATTCGGAGCGAGATCCCGATAAGTCCACTCCATTGGGATCCGGATCGGGTTTATCAGAACCGCTAAACTCTTCTAAACGTTAGCTAGCTTCCCCGAGCTAGCTAAACTCGCCGAGTAAACTTAGCAATCGCGGCTCATTTTACGAGCTTCTTTCTAAACATATTCCGTCTCAGTGCAGCTCCAGCTCGCCCAGCAGCTCCACCCTCCCCGTCCGGATCATTTTTCAAACCCCAGGAACCCGAGTTGACACCCGGGGGAACCGCACAGCTCGAGTCCACTCCTGGATTTTTCCAGAAAAGGCCACTTTAGCCTTAGCTGGCTgcgctgacttttttttccccacccgTATCACGACAAGTCCCGCCTCGCTGCCTGTGATTGGCTAATCGAGCCTCGTCGTTATGTACGCACTGAACGGGAATCTGTCTTGTAGGACAGGGAGTCTGGCCAATCGCAGGACAGGAGGGCGTGGCTTGACGGAATATGGGTAGTGAAGATAATCAGAGTGCTACCAGTGTAGGGGATTTCCTGGGAAATTCCCAAAGCCACCAATAATAATGGGAGCCTATCCCGAGGGCGGAGAGTGACGCGCATGCGCAGTGAGGGCAGCGCCAGACTGGTTTGTTTGGGGGATTTTGTTACAGTACATCCAGTTCTGCAAATAGAAAACACCAGTTAATGTAATGTGTGTTAGGTTGAGTGAAGGTTTGGGAAATTCCATTAGAGGTTTCTTTGTccaaacaaacaagcaataaacaaacaaacaagcaaaactgttttatttatattttatgcattatactgtataatgcagaaacacccccccccaatttaattattgttaacTAACTAAAAAcccaatttatttattgtaaaaaaaaaaattgtttatgcaTTATATGCGGTGGCATTACTGATGGTAATGTAATACATTCATATAATGCATAAACATTCctcacaataaacaaaaaaagaataatttatttattgttaactgatttatttttggtttatgCATGATCtgcataaacaatatttatataatgcaTAAACATCATGTTTAATTTATGGTTAATTGAGTGATTTATGTTGTAGGCATTATATGcatcattttattgtttatggaTCATATGCATGAACACTAACACTATGcatataatacataaaacacTTATAACACATCAAACTTAATTTATTCTGAattggatttatttgtttaagcaTTATATACATATAGTTAACACTATGCATATAATCCATAAACATTCCCCAacctaaaaattatttatttattgttaactgatgcatttattgtttatggactgtatgtacagtataaactaaataaatataatgcataACCCTGCCCccccaaatatttattttgccaaattccttaatgtaaatgtaaatattatagtATATCTAATCTTGAATTATAGTTATGCTATATTTATGATTCTCCTTTTAACACACAAATCCCTACAAAACTGCTGCTGTACATACAGGAAGTAGTTGTGGCTTGAACAGTAATACTGTATTTGCTCtagattttatttacacaagCCTACAAGTGTAAAATGGTTAATGCCTACTTATCGAACTAAAGAGTCAACACTGAAGGGGATtgtacgagggtgagtcaaaaatgatccgcagtCCAGTTATAATAAAGCATCTGATGGCTGTACTGTCTCCCTGTTCGAGGTtcagacactgcagtgcaggTGTGAAGGAGAACAAAAAATGGATGCACTATttgtgatttgcacgaaagaagGGCAGCGTGCAgtgtctttttgtgtgtgtgtgtgtgtgtgtgtgtggtctaaGGGTGTGTCTGGTGCCGAACACAACTCACAGAAGATATCCgcaaacagaaaaaacaaacaaatttactttaagagaatcattactggtaaccagactgagagtaaacggcagagtctGGAATGGAATCATCCCCAATCGCTGAATCCAgccgagaaaaagttcaaaaggtTTCTGTGATTCTCgtgggccagaagtattggaacattatcatgAAAAAGGTTCAAAAATCAACAGTGCTGGTTACGgcgagacgcttattgaagagctgaagcctaaactccGGATTAAACCCGGAGGACTGATATCCGTGGGTGTCATGTTAAAgcgtcctccctatagtcctgatctcgatCCATgggactttcacctgtttggtcccctgaaagcagcccccTGAGGATGAGGATTCACTTCTGATggtgaagtgaagacagcagtgcattcgtggctcgcagctcggcctaaaacattttttaatcagGTAATATAAaaggacaaagtgtattgaaaagcaagaagattatgtttaaaaaatgcttttctaaaaatTAATCCAAATAAATCCTACAGTCAGAGTgaggataatttttgactcacagTATGGAGGACGAGGAACACGATTTAAGACTACAGCTTTGCAAATCTGTTACGTCCAGCTACGTCCATAATGCCCTGGGGTAACTGTCGTTAAATACGATTTAGGATCGCGTccttctataaaataaaattatagtaTGGAGTGTAATGGTATAGTGTGTGTCCTAAAATGTGAACAACATCTGTACAACcggaatcacacacacaatttcatcCCTTTATTGCCcttgaataaaaaacaacattgttaTTAATTTTCTCTAAAGTCTATGTATCTCATTTCAGCTACATGGCTATCTGCCCTTGCACGCCTGCCCCAGGACATGTCCCTGACCATATGTCCGTGTGTTAGAGCGTGGAGCTGATAGCATGCTGAAGTGTCTGAAACCCAGCTGTCTTCTCTTCACACCCCAGCTTGGAGCCTCACCGACACGCCGAGCGTCCTTCTAAAGTGATTTGTGCGCTACGACACCTAACGCGTGGCTGCGTGCCTCCTGCTCCGCAGACGTACAGTTCCCATTACAGACCAACAGGGGGCAGGATGGAGACGTCCAAGGAGAATGTGGATCTGTAGAAGCTCATCAGATCTGTCACGGATGATGTCATGCTCGCGGGCTTCATCTTGTCTTTGAGGGACATTGGGATGTGCGTCGTGTCGTGAAGAAGAGTCAAACGTTAGAACCTGAAGGTCATCAGACGACGTATTCTCATTCCTAACTGTGCTTAAAATATAGACAGGATGAGCTAGGACAGAACATGTTTGATATAGTGGAGCGTGTAATGAAGTAGAACAGTGTGTAATGATTAGAAGTGCTGTACAAGAAAGTCCCTTTTTTTGTCTGATGAGACTCAGGTCTTCCAACATCTGCAATACCCTTCTGCATGAGTCTGTGGACAAGTCAATCAGGAGGACCGGCTCTGTCCTAGGCATGGAGCTTGGACCCCAGTCACGTCACGGCCAAGAGGACGATGCTGTCTGAACTCCGCTCAAACCTGGACAATCCGATCAGAGACTGAAACTTGAACCCGTATCTGAAAGTACTCACAGTCCTGACTTTTCCTTCACACtgcaatatttaataaacatgctAAAACGTCAATTAATTTCAATCTATTCATCACaatattccattttttttcctaaatagtGGAAAAGTTTGTGTAGCTTTTGAGTATCATGTATGTTTTGCTCCAACGTCAGAAGTTATTTCATGTAGTTTGTTATTTAGATGTTGATCCTATTCTAATTGCCGTTtacgtattatttatttacgtatacatttaaaattggtTTCACATCCGTTAATGGTAGAGAGTATTTGATTGTTTCTGTTTGGATGATGCTTCTTTGGCGGTTTTGTCTGCTTGATCATTACCAGGGACTCCTGAGTGTccaggtacagtatatgtcttACATAATAACTTACTGTAATTAGGATTTCCACGATTGtttgatgat contains the following coding sequences:
- the ftr84 gene encoding E3 ubiquitin/ISG15 ligase TRIM25; protein product: MANSYMCCLCADELRDPVTIPCGDEFCLECIKIYWDQLDHLGVYSCPECRATFTPRPVLRRNVPTVSSRERHSPSTAITPFLDLKRDMLCDFCTGPKNRAVKSCLVCLAYYCEIHVKPHYESATFKRHKLVDELGQLDRKICPQHEKSLELFCRSDQMCICVLCTVKEHRGHDTVSAEDERADKQKVLVVTQSEVQHVIQERMKELQDLRHHVDVLKGSAHRAQEASDKIFSEMLQSVERWHAEICQLIQANLQVAMAQADSYLVRLEQEIMELQRRDAELRHVLDTEDSIYFLQTFPLMCIAPEPMVPKVLINQEFSFNDVTKTVTDMKEYLDDICKKELDNLSKKVSDMPVYMLNPRVEARFKNSVSFTPLKADLQEPKSRADFLRYTVRLTFDPNTAYKELLLSNGNRRVVRKRGGHFYPDHPERFDGFCQVLCAEALSGFRHYWEVDWSGEFSIGVTYKSISRKGKNSHCLLGYNNQSWSLLCSDSGYSAWHNKMDKDVSRAPMASRIGVYLDYAGNSVSFYAVSETMELIYRFQAMFSEPLYAGFGVGASVTLCSPEKITELYA
- the nfkbib gene encoding NF-kappa-B inhibitor beta, whose product is MEWTYRDLAPNLRSHAGKQSGLGVGPKFGSGSEKQPEDWCDSGLDSLISTEFISIDAPEEPVRIQVRTAEPPEPTDPWGSVHCAGALDGTETERLDSAIGDSINDETVRSLSERIGTVILSEPNPATTHQPGPETQDRRREEIFNTLSFISEDGDTALHLSLIHEQWEFFHQLLELVTLNPTWTPYLDIQNDLGQTALHMAVILGRSECVCALLKAGASVELQERGGNTAVHLAVSELHAECVRELTGSRRTLPQHLDIYNYAGLSALHMAIQKGRCDIISTLLEAGADVNQTDQGAGRSPLHWAVERQSCPALELLLRSGANVDQRSYSGHTPLYCALYRPDPRLRELLRRAGASDAHDEEEDEDVDNGEGEEDRESDEEEFDDVIINGKRVL